Proteins from one Camelina sativa cultivar DH55 chromosome 8, Cs, whole genome shotgun sequence genomic window:
- the LOC104706209 gene encoding protein FAR1-RELATED SEQUENCE 12 isoform X3, whose protein sequence is MVAKAYPVRVLHHNNNNNNGLSEDEEAGSGVEPYVGLEFDTAEEAREYYNGYAIRTGFKVRTGQLYRSRTDGTVSSRRFVCSKEGFQLNSRTGCTAFIRVQRRDTGKWVLDQIQKEHNHELGGETQVEETTPRPSRAPAPTKLGVTVNPHRPKMKVVDESDREPRSCRGGGFKRFKGGGGGEGEVSDDHHHQMQQSKAVTGTEPYAGLEFGSANEACQFYQAYAEVVGFRVRIGQLFRSKVDGSITSRRFVCSREGFQHPSRMGCGAYMRIKRQDSGGWIVDRLNKDHNHDLEPGKKNDAGMKKITDDGTGGLDSVDLIELNDFGNNIKKTRENRIGKEWYPLLLDYFQSRQTEDMGFFYAVELDVSNGSCMSIFWADSRARFACSQFGDTVVFDTSYRKGNYAVPFATVIGFNHHRQPVLLGCAMIADESKEAFLWLFQTWLRAMSGRRPRSIVADQDLPIQQALVQVFPGAHHRYSAWQVREKEQENLRPFPSEFKYEYEKCIYQTQTTVEFDSVWSALINKYGLRDDIWLREIYEQRENWVPAYLRASFFAGIPINGTIEPFFGASLDALTPLREFISRYEQALEQRREEERKEDFNSYNLQPFLQTKEPVEEQCRRLYTLTVFRIFQSELVQSYNYLCLKTYEEGAISRFLVRKCGNESEKHAVTFSASNLNSSCSCQMFEHEGLLCRHILKVFNLLDIRELPSRYILHRWTKNAEFGFVRDMESGVSAQDLKALMVWSLREAASKYIEFGTSSLEKYKLAYEIMREGGKKLCWQR, encoded by the exons ATGGTTGCTAAAGCATACCCTGTACGGGTTCtgcatcacaacaacaacaacaacaacggtttaagtgaagatgaagaagctggCTCAGGAGTTGAACCTTACGTTGGTTTAGAATTCGATACAGCAGAGGAAGCTCGTGAGTACTACAACGGTTACGCCATTCGAACGGGTTTTAAGGTTAGGACTGGTCAGTTGTATAGATCAAGAACTGATGGTACGGTTTCGTCTAGGAGGTTTGTGTGTTCAAAAGAAGGTTTTCAGCTGAATTCTAGAACTGGATGCACCGCGTTTATACGTGTGCAGAGAAGGGATACAGGGAAATGGGTTCTTGACCAGATACAGAAAGAGCATAACCATGAGCTTGGAGGTGAGACTCAGGTTGAGGAGACGACTCCGCGTCCTTCTAGAGCTCCTGCTCCTACTAAGCTAGGTGTGACCGTTAATCCACATAGACCTAAGATGAAAGTTGTTGATGAGTCTGATAGAGAACCACGGTCTTGCCGTGGTGGTGGTTTCAAACGCTTTaaaggcggtggtggtggtgaaggagaagtgagtgacgatcatcatcatcaaatgcaGCAATCTAAGGCTGTTACTGGTACTGAGCCGTACGCAGGGTTGGAGTTTGGTTCGGCTAATGAAGCGTGTCAGTTTTATCAGGCGTATGCTGAAGTTGTTGGGTTTAGAGTTCGGATTGGTCAGTTGTTCCGTTCGAAAGTCGATGGATCAATCACATCGAGACGGTTTGTTTGTTCGAGAGAAGGGTTTCAGCATCCTTCAAGAATGGGTTGTGGCGCTTACATGAGAATCAAAAGACAAGACTCTGGTGGTTGGATCGTTGACCGTCTCAATAAAGATCATAATCATGACCTTGAACCAGGGAAGAAGAATGACGCCGGTATGAAAAAGATAACGGATGATGGAACCGGAGGATTGGATTCTGTTGATCTTATTGAACTAAACGACTTCGGCAACAACATCAAGAAAACACGAGAGAACAGAATCGGTAAAGAATGGTACCCGCTGCTTCTAGACTATTTTCAGTCTAGACAAACCGAAGACATGGGATTCTTTTACGCGGTCGAGTTGGATGTCAGTAATGGAAGCTGTATGAGCATCTTTTGGGCGGATAGCAGAGCAAGATTCGCTTGTAGTCAGTTTGGTGATACTGTTGTTTTCGATACTTCATACCGAAAAGGAAACTACGCTGTTCCGTTTGCTACTGTCATTGGTTTTAACCATCATAGGCAACCTGTGCTTCTTGGCTGTGCCATGATTGCTGACGAATCTAAAGAGGCTTTCTTGTGGTTGTTTCAGACATGGCTTCGCGCCATGTCAGGTCGTCGTCCAAGATCCATTGTAGCTGATCAAGATTTGCCTATCCAGCAAGCTTTGGTCCAAGTCTTTCCCGGTGCACATCATCGGTACTCAGCTTGGCAAGTTAGGGAAAAGGAGCAGGAGAATCTCAGACCGTTTCCAAGCGAGTTCAAGTATGAATACGAGAAATGTATATACCAGACTCAGACAACGGTCGAGTTTGACTCAGTTTGGAGTGCTCTCATCAACAAATACGGGCTTAGAGACGACATTTGGCTCAGAGAGATCTATGAACAGCGTGAGAATTGGGTTCCTGCGTATCTTAGAGCAAGCTTCTTCGCTGGAATCCCAATAAATGGAACCATTGAGCCTTTCTTTGGTGCTTCACTTGACGCTCTGACGCCTCTCAGAGAGTTCATTTCTCGATATGAACAAGCACTCGAGCAGAGACGGgaagaggaaagaaaagaagatttcaATTCTTACAACCTGCAGCCGTTTCTGCAGACAAAAGAACCAGTGGAAGAACAATGCAGAAGACTCTACACGCTAACAGTGTTCAGAATCTTCCAGAGCGAACTCGTACAGTCTTACAATTACCTCTGTTTAAAGACATACGAAGAAGGAGCAATCAGTAGGTTCCTGGTGAGGAAATGCGGGAATGAGAGTGAGAAACACGCGGTGACTTTCAGTGCGTCGAATCTCAATTCGAGTTGCAGCTGTCAG ATGTTTGAGCACGAAGGACTTCTCTGTAGACATATCTTGAAAGTGTTTAATCTTTTGGACATAAGAGAGCTCCCGTCTCGGTATATACTGCACCGATGGACCAAGAACGCGGAGTTTGGGTTTGTGCGTGATATGGAGTCAGGCGTGAGTGCTCAGGATCTTAAGGCCTTGATGGTTTGGAGTTTGAGAGAGGCTGCTTCTAAGTATATAGAGTTTGGGACTTCGTCTCTGGAGAAGTATAAGCTTGCTTATGAAATTATGCGTGAGGGTGGGAAGAAACTTTGTTGGCAGAGATGA
- the LOC104706209 gene encoding protein FAR1-RELATED SEQUENCE 12 isoform X2 — protein sequence MENVDTELNSFNNMVAKAYPVRVLHHNNNNNNGLSEDEEAGSGVEPYVGLEFDTAEEAREYYNGYAIRTGFKVRTGQLYRSRTDGTVSSRRFVCSKEGFQLNSRTGCTAFIRVQRRDTGKWVLDQIQKEHNHELGGETQVEETTPRPSRAPAPTKLGVTVNPHRPKMKVVDESDREPRSCRGGGFKRFKGGGGGEGEVSDDHHHQMQQSKAVTGTEPYAGLEFGSANEACQFYQAYAEVVGFRVRIGQLFRSKVDGSITSRRFVCSREGFQHPSRMGCGAYMRIKRQDSGGWIVDRLNKDHNHDLEPGKKNDAGMKKITDDGTGGLDSVDLIELNDFGNNIKKTRENRIGKEWYPLLLDYFQSRQTEDMGFFYAVELDVSNGSCMSIFWADSRARFACSQFGDTVVFDTSYRKGNYAVPFATVIGFNHHRQPVLLGCAMIADESKEAFLWLFQTWLRAMSGRRPRSIVADQDLPIQQALVQVFPGAHHRYSAWQVREKEQENLRPFPSEFKYEYEKCIYQTQTTVEFDSVWSALINKYGLRDDIWLREIYEQRENWVPAYLRASFFAGIPINGTIEPFFGASLDALTPLREFISRYEQALEQRREEERKEDFNSYNLQPFLQTKEPVEEQCRRLYTLTVFRIFQSELVQSYNYLCLKTYEEGAISRFLVRKCGNESEKHAVTFSASNLNSSCSCQMFEHEGLLCRHILKVFNLLDIRELPSRYILHRWTKNAEFGFVRDMESGVSAQDLKALMVWSLREAASKYIEFGTSSLEKYKLAYEIMREGGKKLCWQR from the exons ATGGAGAA TGTAGATACTGAGCTTAACAGTTTCAACAACATGGTTGCTAAAGCATACCCTGTACGGGTTCtgcatcacaacaacaacaacaacaacggtttaagtgaagatgaagaagctggCTCAGGAGTTGAACCTTACGTTGGTTTAGAATTCGATACAGCAGAGGAAGCTCGTGAGTACTACAACGGTTACGCCATTCGAACGGGTTTTAAGGTTAGGACTGGTCAGTTGTATAGATCAAGAACTGATGGTACGGTTTCGTCTAGGAGGTTTGTGTGTTCAAAAGAAGGTTTTCAGCTGAATTCTAGAACTGGATGCACCGCGTTTATACGTGTGCAGAGAAGGGATACAGGGAAATGGGTTCTTGACCAGATACAGAAAGAGCATAACCATGAGCTTGGAGGTGAGACTCAGGTTGAGGAGACGACTCCGCGTCCTTCTAGAGCTCCTGCTCCTACTAAGCTAGGTGTGACCGTTAATCCACATAGACCTAAGATGAAAGTTGTTGATGAGTCTGATAGAGAACCACGGTCTTGCCGTGGTGGTGGTTTCAAACGCTTTaaaggcggtggtggtggtgaaggagaagtgagtgacgatcatcatcatcaaatgcaGCAATCTAAGGCTGTTACTGGTACTGAGCCGTACGCAGGGTTGGAGTTTGGTTCGGCTAATGAAGCGTGTCAGTTTTATCAGGCGTATGCTGAAGTTGTTGGGTTTAGAGTTCGGATTGGTCAGTTGTTCCGTTCGAAAGTCGATGGATCAATCACATCGAGACGGTTTGTTTGTTCGAGAGAAGGGTTTCAGCATCCTTCAAGAATGGGTTGTGGCGCTTACATGAGAATCAAAAGACAAGACTCTGGTGGTTGGATCGTTGACCGTCTCAATAAAGATCATAATCATGACCTTGAACCAGGGAAGAAGAATGACGCCGGTATGAAAAAGATAACGGATGATGGAACCGGAGGATTGGATTCTGTTGATCTTATTGAACTAAACGACTTCGGCAACAACATCAAGAAAACACGAGAGAACAGAATCGGTAAAGAATGGTACCCGCTGCTTCTAGACTATTTTCAGTCTAGACAAACCGAAGACATGGGATTCTTTTACGCGGTCGAGTTGGATGTCAGTAATGGAAGCTGTATGAGCATCTTTTGGGCGGATAGCAGAGCAAGATTCGCTTGTAGTCAGTTTGGTGATACTGTTGTTTTCGATACTTCATACCGAAAAGGAAACTACGCTGTTCCGTTTGCTACTGTCATTGGTTTTAACCATCATAGGCAACCTGTGCTTCTTGGCTGTGCCATGATTGCTGACGAATCTAAAGAGGCTTTCTTGTGGTTGTTTCAGACATGGCTTCGCGCCATGTCAGGTCGTCGTCCAAGATCCATTGTAGCTGATCAAGATTTGCCTATCCAGCAAGCTTTGGTCCAAGTCTTTCCCGGTGCACATCATCGGTACTCAGCTTGGCAAGTTAGGGAAAAGGAGCAGGAGAATCTCAGACCGTTTCCAAGCGAGTTCAAGTATGAATACGAGAAATGTATATACCAGACTCAGACAACGGTCGAGTTTGACTCAGTTTGGAGTGCTCTCATCAACAAATACGGGCTTAGAGACGACATTTGGCTCAGAGAGATCTATGAACAGCGTGAGAATTGGGTTCCTGCGTATCTTAGAGCAAGCTTCTTCGCTGGAATCCCAATAAATGGAACCATTGAGCCTTTCTTTGGTGCTTCACTTGACGCTCTGACGCCTCTCAGAGAGTTCATTTCTCGATATGAACAAGCACTCGAGCAGAGACGGgaagaggaaagaaaagaagatttcaATTCTTACAACCTGCAGCCGTTTCTGCAGACAAAAGAACCAGTGGAAGAACAATGCAGAAGACTCTACACGCTAACAGTGTTCAGAATCTTCCAGAGCGAACTCGTACAGTCTTACAATTACCTCTGTTTAAAGACATACGAAGAAGGAGCAATCAGTAGGTTCCTGGTGAGGAAATGCGGGAATGAGAGTGAGAAACACGCGGTGACTTTCAGTGCGTCGAATCTCAATTCGAGTTGCAGCTGTCAGATGTTTGAGCACGAAGGACTTCTCTGTAGACATATCTTGAAAGTGTTTAATCTTTTGGACATAAGAGAGCTCCCGTCTCGGTATATACTGCACCGATGGACCAAGAACGCGGAGTTTGGGTTTGTGCGTGATATGGAGTCAGGCGTGAGTGCTCAGGATCTTAAGGCCTTGATGGTTTGGAGTTTGAGAGAGGCTGCTTCTAAGTATATAGAGTTTGGGACTTCGTCTCTGGAGAAGTATAAGCTTGCTTATGAAATTATGCGTGAGGGTGGGAAGAAACTTTGTTGGCAGAG ATGA
- the LOC104706208 gene encoding pentatricopeptide repeat-containing protein At5g18950-like encodes MSRGQSYLISLFRNRTRQSPNTQLRSLTLEPRDSESNPNEQKCAGGGTYTEMAKTVSTIMRERQRWQQTLVSDFPSFNFADPLFFRELLKSQNVLFSLWFFRWLCSNYDYTPDPVSLNLLFAALLDAKAVKAAKRFLDTTGFNPEPTFLEQYVKCLSEDGLVEEAVDVYNVLKKTGISPSVVTCNAVLLGCLKARKLDIFWELHKGMMESEVDLERNRCLIQALCDGGEVSEGYELLKQGLKQGLDPGHDVYAKLISGFCKIGNYACMSEILHTMIAWNHLPNIYTYHEVINGLCKNKKQVEAFCIFNSLKDKGYAPDRVVYTTMIHGLCEKGWLGSARKLWFEMIKKGMQPNEVTYNVMIHGHLKRGEFVLAGEFYSEMLRKGYGETTVSCNTVITGFCSHGKSDEAFEFFKKMSETGVAPDAITYNALILGFCKENKVEKGMKVYKELKALGLELSGVTYAALMRNLKMPDSVVTSSNLQIV; translated from the coding sequence ATGAGTAGAGGTCAGTCGTATTTGATCAGTCTCTTTAGAAACCGAACTCGACAGAGTCCTAATACCCAGTTACGGAGTCTAACTCTGGAGCCTCGGGATAGTGAATCCAATCCCAATGAGCAGAAATGCGCCGGAGGTGGAACGTATACGGAGATGGCCAAAACCGTCTCTACGATcatgagagagagacagagatggCAACAAACTCTGGTATCTGATTTCCCTTCGTTTAATTTCGCGGATCCTTTGTTTTTCCGGGAACTGTTGAAATCTCAGAATGTTCTGTTTTCTCTGTGGTTCTTTCGATGGTTGTGTTCGAACTACGATTACACACCTGATCCTGTTTCTTTAAATCTTCTCTTTGCTGCCCTTTTGGATGCAAAAGCCGTGAAAGCTGCTAAAAGGTTTCTCGATACCACTGGTTTTAACCCTGAGCCCACTTTTTTAGAGCAATACGTTAAGTGTCTTAGTGAAGATGGGTTGGTAGAGGAAGCTGTTGATGTGTATAATGTACTCAAAAAGACTGGGATTAGCCCTTCAGTTGTGACCTGCAATGCTGTTTTATTAGGTTGCTTGAAAGCGAGGAAACTCGATATTTTTTGGGAACTTCACAAGGGAATGATGGAATCTGAGGTTGATCTAGAGAGGAACCGGTGTTTGATTCAAGCTTTGTGTGATGGTGGTGAGGTTTCAGAAGGCTATGAGCTTCTCAAGCAAGGTTTGAAACAAGGGCTTGATCCTGGACATGATGTGTATGCCAAGTTGATATCTGGCTTCTGTAAGATTGGGAACTATGCTTGTATGTCGGAAATTCTTCATACGATGATTGCGTGGAACCATTTACCGAATATTTATACATACCATGAGGTTATAAATGGGCTATGTAAGAATAAGAAGCAGGTCGAGGCTTTTTGTATATTCAATAGTTTGAAAGACAAAGGCTATGCACCTGACAGAGTCGTGTATACTACAATGATCCATGGATTATGTGAGAAGGGATGGTTAGGAAGCGCGAGGAAGCTGTGGTTTGAGATGATTAAAAAAGGGATGCAACCAAACGAGGTAACTTACAATGTGATGATACATGGGCACTTAAAAAGAGGCGAGTTTGTGCTTGCTGGAGAATTCTACAGTGAGATGCTCAGAAAAGGCTATGGAGAGACAACGGTAAGCTGCAATACGGTGATCACTGGTTTCTGCTCACATGGTAAATCAGACGAGGCATTTGAGTTTTTCAAGAAAATGTCTGAAACAGGGGTTGCACCCGATGCTATCACGTATAATGCTTTGATTCTGGGATTTTGCAAGGAAAATAAGGTTGAGAAAGGCATGAAAGTATATAAGGAGCTTAAGGCCTTAGGTCTGGAGCTTTCTGGTGTGACATATGCTGCACTCATGAGAAATCTGAAGATGCCTGATTCTGTTGTAACTTCTTCAAATTTACAGATCGTCTGA
- the LOC104706209 gene encoding protein FAR1-RELATED SEQUENCE 12 isoform X1 yields MENVDTELNSFNNMVAKAYPVRVLHHNNNNNNGLSEDEEAGSGVEPYVGLEFDTAEEAREYYNGYAIRTGFKVRTGQLYRSRTDGTVSSRRFVCSKEGFQLNSRTGCTAFIRVQRRDTGKWVLDQIQKEHNHELGGETQVEETTPRPSRAPAPTKLGVTVNPHRPKMKVVDESDREPRSCRGGGFKRFKGGGGGEGEVSDDHHHQMQQSKAVTGTEPYAGLEFGSANEACQFYQAYAEVVGFRVRIGQLFRSKVDGSITSRRFVCSREGFQHPSRMGCGAYMRIKRQDSGGWIVDRLNKDHNHDLEPGKKNDAGMKKITDDGTGGLDSVDLIELNDFGNNIKKTRENRIGKEWYPLLLDYFQSRQTEDMGFFYAVELDVSNGSCMSIFWADSRARFACSQFGDTVVFDTSYRKGNYAVPFATVIGFNHHRQPVLLGCAMIADESKEAFLWLFQTWLRAMSGRRPRSIVADQDLPIQQALVQVFPGAHHRYSAWQVREKEQENLRPFPSEFKYEYEKCIYQTQTTVEFDSVWSALINKYGLRDDIWLREIYEQRENWVPAYLRASFFAGIPINGTIEPFFGASLDALTPLREFISRYEQALEQRREEERKEDFNSYNLQPFLQTKEPVEEQCRRLYTLTVFRIFQSELVQSYNYLCLKTYEEGAISRFLVRKCGNESEKHAVTFSASNLNSSCSCQMFEHEGLLCRHILKVFNLLDIRELPSRYILHRWTKNAEFGFVRDMESGVSAQDLKALMVWSLREAASKYIEFGTSSLEKYKLAYEIMREGGKKLCWQR; encoded by the exons ATGGAGAA TGTAGATACTGAGCTTAACAGTTTCAACAACATGGTTGCTAAAGCATACCCTGTACGGGTTCtgcatcacaacaacaacaacaacaacggtttaagtgaagatgaagaagctggCTCAGGAGTTGAACCTTACGTTGGTTTAGAATTCGATACAGCAGAGGAAGCTCGTGAGTACTACAACGGTTACGCCATTCGAACGGGTTTTAAGGTTAGGACTGGTCAGTTGTATAGATCAAGAACTGATGGTACGGTTTCGTCTAGGAGGTTTGTGTGTTCAAAAGAAGGTTTTCAGCTGAATTCTAGAACTGGATGCACCGCGTTTATACGTGTGCAGAGAAGGGATACAGGGAAATGGGTTCTTGACCAGATACAGAAAGAGCATAACCATGAGCTTGGAGGTGAGACTCAGGTTGAGGAGACGACTCCGCGTCCTTCTAGAGCTCCTGCTCCTACTAAGCTAGGTGTGACCGTTAATCCACATAGACCTAAGATGAAAGTTGTTGATGAGTCTGATAGAGAACCACGGTCTTGCCGTGGTGGTGGTTTCAAACGCTTTaaaggcggtggtggtggtgaaggagaagtgagtgacgatcatcatcatcaaatgcaGCAATCTAAGGCTGTTACTGGTACTGAGCCGTACGCAGGGTTGGAGTTTGGTTCGGCTAATGAAGCGTGTCAGTTTTATCAGGCGTATGCTGAAGTTGTTGGGTTTAGAGTTCGGATTGGTCAGTTGTTCCGTTCGAAAGTCGATGGATCAATCACATCGAGACGGTTTGTTTGTTCGAGAGAAGGGTTTCAGCATCCTTCAAGAATGGGTTGTGGCGCTTACATGAGAATCAAAAGACAAGACTCTGGTGGTTGGATCGTTGACCGTCTCAATAAAGATCATAATCATGACCTTGAACCAGGGAAGAAGAATGACGCCGGTATGAAAAAGATAACGGATGATGGAACCGGAGGATTGGATTCTGTTGATCTTATTGAACTAAACGACTTCGGCAACAACATCAAGAAAACACGAGAGAACAGAATCGGTAAAGAATGGTACCCGCTGCTTCTAGACTATTTTCAGTCTAGACAAACCGAAGACATGGGATTCTTTTACGCGGTCGAGTTGGATGTCAGTAATGGAAGCTGTATGAGCATCTTTTGGGCGGATAGCAGAGCAAGATTCGCTTGTAGTCAGTTTGGTGATACTGTTGTTTTCGATACTTCATACCGAAAAGGAAACTACGCTGTTCCGTTTGCTACTGTCATTGGTTTTAACCATCATAGGCAACCTGTGCTTCTTGGCTGTGCCATGATTGCTGACGAATCTAAAGAGGCTTTCTTGTGGTTGTTTCAGACATGGCTTCGCGCCATGTCAGGTCGTCGTCCAAGATCCATTGTAGCTGATCAAGATTTGCCTATCCAGCAAGCTTTGGTCCAAGTCTTTCCCGGTGCACATCATCGGTACTCAGCTTGGCAAGTTAGGGAAAAGGAGCAGGAGAATCTCAGACCGTTTCCAAGCGAGTTCAAGTATGAATACGAGAAATGTATATACCAGACTCAGACAACGGTCGAGTTTGACTCAGTTTGGAGTGCTCTCATCAACAAATACGGGCTTAGAGACGACATTTGGCTCAGAGAGATCTATGAACAGCGTGAGAATTGGGTTCCTGCGTATCTTAGAGCAAGCTTCTTCGCTGGAATCCCAATAAATGGAACCATTGAGCCTTTCTTTGGTGCTTCACTTGACGCTCTGACGCCTCTCAGAGAGTTCATTTCTCGATATGAACAAGCACTCGAGCAGAGACGGgaagaggaaagaaaagaagatttcaATTCTTACAACCTGCAGCCGTTTCTGCAGACAAAAGAACCAGTGGAAGAACAATGCAGAAGACTCTACACGCTAACAGTGTTCAGAATCTTCCAGAGCGAACTCGTACAGTCTTACAATTACCTCTGTTTAAAGACATACGAAGAAGGAGCAATCAGTAGGTTCCTGGTGAGGAAATGCGGGAATGAGAGTGAGAAACACGCGGTGACTTTCAGTGCGTCGAATCTCAATTCGAGTTGCAGCTGTCAG ATGTTTGAGCACGAAGGACTTCTCTGTAGACATATCTTGAAAGTGTTTAATCTTTTGGACATAAGAGAGCTCCCGTCTCGGTATATACTGCACCGATGGACCAAGAACGCGGAGTTTGGGTTTGTGCGTGATATGGAGTCAGGCGTGAGTGCTCAGGATCTTAAGGCCTTGATGGTTTGGAGTTTGAGAGAGGCTGCTTCTAAGTATATAGAGTTTGGGACTTCGTCTCTGGAGAAGTATAAGCTTGCTTATGAAATTATGCGTGAGGGTGGGAAGAAACTTTGTTGGCAGAGATGA
- the LOC104706210 gene encoding uncharacterized protein LOC104706210 yields MASGGSKSAAFMLLLLNLGLYFVVTVIASWAVNHGIERTRESASTLSLPAKIFPIYFPVGNMATGFFVIFTLIAGVVGMATSLTGIMNVLQWDSPNLHSAAASSLISWSLTLLAMGLACKEINIGWTEANLRTLEVLTIIVSATQLVCTGAIHVGVGETVAGERPHVGRV; encoded by the exons ATGGCTTCAGGAGGATCAAAGTCGGCAGCTTTCATGCTTCTGCTGCTGAATCTTGGTCTTTATTTCGTTGTCACCGTCATCGCTTCTTGGGCTGTTAATCACGGCATCGAGAGAACTCGCGAGTCCG cgtCGACGCTGTCTCTTCCGGCGAAGATCTTCCCGATATACTTCCCCGTGGGGAACATGGCGACTGGTTTTTTCGTAATATTCACGTTGATCGCCGGCGTCGTCGGAATGGCCACATCACTCACCGGAATCATGAACGTTCTTCAGTGGGACTCTCCGAATCTTCACTCTGCCGCCGCTTCTTCTCTCATCTCTTGGTCTCTCACTCTCCTCGCCATGGG ATTGGCATGTAAAGAGATCAACATAGGCTGGACCGAAGCTAATCTA AGAACTCTTGAAGTTTTGACAATAATTGTGAGTGCTACTCAGTTGGTGTGCACCGGAGCTATTCACGTTGGGGTTGGAGAAACTGTGGCTGGAGAAAGGCCTCACGTTGGGAGAGTTTGA